Genomic segment of Candidatus Protochlamydia amoebophila UWE25:
GATGATAATCGTTTATTTTTTTTAAAAAAGTCGGATTATTTATCGCATACAAATTTAATGCCCACAACGCCAAATGAATAAAAATTATTTTAAATATAAAAGGTAAGAAAAAATATTAATTACCTGCTTGACTTTGTTTTCTAAAAGCATTAGCAGCTAAGTGAGCTTGCCTAGTTGGTTCAGGCAAACGATATCCTTTTACACAGTTTAATACATATTCAATAGCTGTTCTTAAAGATACGCGATGGCCTGTAGAAATAATGAGTGGTTTGCAGCGAAGCTTAGTTCGCACGAGAGCTCCAATTTCTTTCCCATAAGCATACAAAAAAACATAATCACCCACACAGGAACCTAAGTCTTTTTTCGGTTCTCCAAAAAGAATATTTTTAGCAACTCCTATTGTAGGAATATTGACTAACACTCCAATATGACTCGCAATACCTAACCTTCGAGGATGAGATATTCCTTGCCCATCCACAAAAATCATGTCTGGAAGCTTTGGAAGACTTTCTAATGCATCAATAAGTGCAGGAGCTTCTCTGAAACCTAAAAATCCAGGAATATAGGGGAAGGTTTGCCTTTGTGATACACTGTTATGGAATTGAACAGATAACATTTTAGAATCTAAAAGTATGGCTGTTGCATAAATGATTTGTTTAGGATCGAAAAGATTATTGCTAACATCCATGCCTCCGAAAAACTCTGGTGTGTTAAATTCATCTTCTAAACAAATGCGGTTGGCAAGTTCTTTTTGAATGATAGTTGCTTTTTCTATCGAATCAGGCTGTAAAAAGCTGGGGTCAAAATTAAAACGTTGGCTCATTTGATAATGTCCTAACAATTTTTTTTTAATAAGTTTCATTTTACATGATAGACACAGAAAATCAAAACAAATGATGAGTCGTTTATTTTTTTGTATTGTGATCCTTTAATCTGAGTTGTAAAGCAGTAATAATAATGCAGAAGCCCTTTAAAAAATAACAAATTTTTTT
This window contains:
- the nfi gene encoding deoxyribonuclease V (cleaves DNA at apurinic or apyrimidinic sites) — encoded protein: MSQRFNFDPSFLQPDSIEKATIIQKELANRICLEDEFNTPEFFGGMDVSNNLFDPKQIIYATAILLDSKMLSVQFHNSVSQRQTFPYIPGFLGFREAPALIDALESLPKLPDMIFVDGQGISHPRRLGIASHIGVLVNIPTIGVAKNILFGEPKKDLGSCVGDYVFLYAYGKEIGALVRTKLRCKPLIISTGHRVSLRTAIEYVLNCVKGYRLPEPTRQAHLAANAFRKQSQAGN